Part of the Cherax quadricarinatus isolate ZL_2023a chromosome 4, ASM3850222v1, whole genome shotgun sequence genome, AGCTTCATCATGAAGGGGAGAGTGTTCATCTTCAGCTGCTGTGTCAAGTGCATGGGCCTTATCTTCCACAGGTTCATCAGCCACTGATGACTCTGGGTGTCCCTCATCATAATAGTAGTCTTCATAGTAGTCATCATAGGCATAGTCTCCCTCAGTGAGGTCGGGTTCTGTAGCAACCTCGACTGGTGGATCTTCAGATGCCTTCAACTTAACCTCAGGTTCTGGTGCTGGTGTGAATCTCAGACGATTCTCGCTTGGAGTAGTTGGCTCCAAGTCTTCCTGTGTCACAAACGGACGCAACGGACGCTCAAAGCTTGGTCTACGAATGATGGGTATGTCGTCTCGACGAATTGACGTTCTCGGAGGCCGTGTTGGACGAGTAGGAGTTGGGGTTGGCCTTGGTGCCTCAGTCCCTGGCTCTTCATGAACTTCTTTGAATGTGAAATCCTTTGGAGGTTCTTTTTCGTCTTCTGGTATACGAGACGCCAGTCTCTCTTCATCTGGAGATGGTCTAGGTGTAAACCTTACTTCACCTGGAGAAGGTCGTGGAATGATTCTGCCTTCATCAGGAGATGGTCTTGGTGTAAACCTTACCTCACCTGGAGAAGGTCGTGGAATAATTCTATCTTCATCAGATGGTCTTGGTGTAAACCTTACTTGACCTGGAGAAGGTCGTGGAGAGAAGTTATCTTCCTCAAGAGATAATCTTGGtgcatccttttttttttcttcaggaGATTGTGATGTGGATGTACGTGAAGGTGGCGTAACTGGATGCCTTCCAGGACCTGGAAGAGAGAATCTGAATGGTGGTGATGTAGATGGTCTCTCATGTTGACTTGGGGACTCGGAGGTTACTTCTGTCTCCAGAATTTCAGGTTCTGTGGGAATGTCATCAAGGGCTGGGTGCTCCCGGGCCAACTCAGGAGCCTCAAATGGAATTTCAACTTCGGGAATATCGGCAATAAGCGCATCTGATGGATCCTGAGTAACAGGGGTGACTGGCCTTCGCCTAGTGACAGTAACTCGGACTCTCTTCCGTGGATCAGCGAACCTGATAGTGCCTCTCCCATTGTCTCTGACACCAGCTCTTGAGGGCGTGGGTTCCTCAGGCAAAGTTGTAGCAACATTGTCTGCAGATAAAGGTGTTGAGTCTTCCCTTTCTCTCTGTTGAGAGGATTCAATTTTCACTTGAGTGGCTCTGAAAGTGCTAGTGGTAAGGAAGGGAGTGTCTGTGGATGAAAAATCATCTTCTACCAGAGAAGATTGGAGAGTGACAGGGGTGGCAGGGGGTTTGACAGGTGATGAAGTGGCTGCGTCTAGAGATTCTGAGGCAGCCAACTTCTGGTTTGCTTCCTCATTTCGTTTTATATCCTCAGGAGTAAGATCAACCAAGGTGGCAGAGGCAAGAAATATTTGTGTAGTAAGTGAGTTGATGACACgctctcctaatgtggctatagcAGTTCCAGTTTCAAGTGTGTAAAAGCCGTCAACCGCTGTGCCTGTCTGGAAGGTAGGTAGCACAGAGATAACAGTGGGTGGTACTTCATTTGACACGGTTACCTCTCTCGTTGACATGGAGTATGGAGTGGAGTTCTCATAGAGAGTGTAAAGGTAGGAGTAGACGGTATAGTATGTGCTGACTGTGGCTTCCAGAGGACGTAAAGGGCTGGCCACTACAGTAGGTTGAGGCAAGCGGCGCGTCACTACCACACGTCGACCACCACCAGGCTGCGTCATGGTCTTGTCTTCCCCCACAGTGTTGCTTACCTGCACACGTCGCCGGCTGGTGACGGTGACACGAACTCTGTTACGGCTTCCCTGTCCACCTCCTGATGCTTCCCCTTCAATATCCCGCTCTTCTGTCTCCATTATCTCATGTGTTGCTTCATTTGGAGTTGGAATTTTCTGGAAATCTATGAAATCCTGGATGTTCTCAGCTTGGATATTATCTTCAACTGGAGCTCCTGAACTGAGAGGAGGCATAGGTGTGGGATCTGTGGTAGGTGGTTCATCACTCTTTACCTGGTTGACTGGATGGCGTTGGGTGACAATGGATTTCACACGGTCGTCTGGCCTTGTCTGCTGCAGCGGCCGCTTTCGGGTCAGTACAACAACGCGGGGCTTCTGCCGAGAGTCAGTATCTGCATCTCCAATTGATGAGTCTTTTGGCCTGGGCTGAATTATGAGTTGGGGATTGAGGTGTCCACTTCCTGGAGGGGGAACTTTGCGCCTTATTACTTGTGACTCTTGCAGTTTATCAGGATTGTCTTCAGCAAGCAACTCTACAAACTGCTCAGGGTCAGCGGCCTGCCCTGGCTCGAAATAACGAACAACCGGCCCAAACGGTGGTGGAGGCTCTATGAACACCGGGTCAGGCACTGGGCGAGGTTTTCCTGGGATAATGGCATCTTTCAGCGTAAATTTGGCTTGGACTGGGACACTATTTACTAGTGACTCTCCACCATCATCAATCCTGGTAAAGTCATTGACATTGCCATGTGTGGCTACCTGAGTGATGGTTTCTTCAGTGCTCTGGACATACTCGAGACCGACTTCGTCTACCAGTGTGGTGtagtaggtgaaggtggtgtagtaGGTGGTGGGAGCCTGCAGATTCTGAGGCTGTAGTTCTGTAACATCTGATTGACTTGGGGAGGTTTGTTTTCCGTCATTGTCATGGacgacctgctgctgctgctgctggtttatATCGTCCTGGATCTTGCGAGCTTCAGGAAGCCCAGTGTTGCCCCGTTGTGCACTGCGAACATTCCGCTTGAGCGGGGCGGACTCAGCGGGGCCTTCCCATAAAAAAGGCTGTGTATTAAAAGAGTGGGTCCCATTCTGACGATACACTGCTGTCTGATCGATGTACTTTGCATAATCACCCAGAACAGACTCTAAACTGGGTGTGACTTTACGAATATCACTGGTATCTATCTCGTTCATAGCAGATACAATAAACCAATCTATATCATCCTCGCTGTAAGTATCAGGGAGTTGGAAGAGACCCTTATCCGTCTCGATGTATTGAGGGAGAACTGTGGCCTGCACATCCTTAGTGTTAAGAGAACCTCTCTTCCTGCGGGTGGCATCTCCAGAGATGGTGAcggtggagaggatggtggagaaTTCTCCTGGTCTCCTGCCTGATACATACATCGTGACAATTGATGTCTccactggtgctggtgtgggtggaggCTCAGGCTTGGCTCTTTGCTGGCGCCCTGCTTTATCATTTTGCTGCTGTTTTAGGAGCTGGTCGAGGAGCTGGGGATCAACCTTTGAGGCATCTATGGAGGGTTCACGTGTGGGTCTAATCTGAGGAGATTGTTGCTGTAGTTGCCCTTGAAGCAGGAATGGCAGTAGTTGGTTCAGAGGGTTGGCATTGGTGAGAGGTCCAGCTGTGCCATGGGTCACAACGGTCTCTGTGCTGAATTCCGTTGCCGTCACTACCTCCACTTCAGACTCTACAACCGTAGTCTGGATGGTTTTCCCGCGGAAAATGATTGGGATTGCTGTCGAGACAATGTTGGTGACGGTAGTGACAAAGGATCTAGTGTGTACCACTTCACTGGTCATAGGCTGCCCCAGTCCCAGTGCTGCCAGAAGTGGGTtttgtgtttgttgctgctgtgccagtagcagctgcagcagctgttGTATATCCCCACCTTGTTTGGTTTTAACAACGGAGACGACGTTGTAGGCAGTTGAGGGAAGAACAACAGAGGCTGATGTGCGGCGACCTCCAATGAAAGTGggggtgaaggtgactgaggtagTCTCCACAGGGTCAACAATGTAGTGTGTAATTTCGTTGCCTCCATCAATTGTGCTGAGCAGCAGCTTAATGACACCATCGATCTCTGTCTGTGTTATCTGGTCTGGTTGGATGACTTCCGTCTGCAGAGAAGCAGTGATAACCTCTTTTTGCACTGTCTTGCCGTCTTCAACCACAGGAATTGTTGCCTTCACAGGCTTCTCACGAGTGATTGTCAGTTCGTCCTGGATCAAGAAACCACCATCTTCACTGGGAAAGATAGCTGGTGCCTCAGTTGTAACCGGAGGAGAAGGTCTGTTTCTAAACTCCTTGATGGGGTTCGAGGAAGGTGGTGGTTTGCGGTTTCCAGCAGGCCTTCGGTTTCGGTTTTCGCCATTTCTTGAGTTAAGTGATGATGGCCTTCTGATCGGGGAGCTGGATTGTCGTGTTGGTGTGAACTTACTAGAATCACGCACATTATTGTCAGTGGCAGGTCTTCTGAATCCTCGACCACGGATGTTGCCCAAAGGAACAGTCGCCCGGGTTCTTGAGGCACGAGGTCTGGCTGGGAGTGAAGATCGACTTCTTGATGGTGCTGAAGGCTTTGGTGGTGGTTCACTTACTTTTTCTTCAGCAGGTTTTGCCTCCTGCTTTGGGGTGGGCCCACGACCTCGTACTCTAGGATTAGCATTAGTCAGTGTAAACTGGGAGCCTCTGTCCTTTTGTGGAGGAGTCGGGGCTGATGGACGTGAGGGTCTCTGGCGACCTCTTGGTGAGTCAGATGACTTAGGGGGAGGTGCTAAGGGCAATGAATCTCGAGAGCGGCCACTTCCTCTTACTAATGGACGTCTGGCTGTTCCTCTAGCTGTGGTGCGCATTCCAAAATCACCTGCCTGACGTTTCTTCCTGACTACAGTCTCTTCTGGTATAACCTCATCTGCTAATATAGACTCTAGTTCTTCAGGTGTGAGGAATCTTCCATCGGCTTCAACAAACACAGGTGCAACCCTCGTGGCCTCATTGTCTAGGTCTGACTTCAAGGAATTTCTACGGGGGAACAACTTAGACAAGTCAGGTCTACTCTGACGGAAACGGTTGCGTCTTCGTTCATCCAAGCTTAACCGATTAATGCGGAAGCCAGCACCTGGAGATGGATTAGCTGGCTGTGAAATGGGTTCTTCCTCTTCGTAAAGCTCTGTGTCACTTGGTGATTTAATGGTTGGAGATAATCTACTTGGACTTGGTGCTTCTCTGGCAGCAGTTGTACTTCCCGGACGACGGTTTAGCAGTGCAAAAGGAATGCTGGACCTTGTTCCTGCAGTGTCAGCCTGCTGTCTGGGTCGGAAGCTGAATTGCCGGAAACCTGCCTGTGGATTGTTGGAATGTGGTGCATCAAAGTCTTCaaattcctcatcttcatatggTGTTAGGTCAGAGTCAGGAGCAATTGTAGTTTTAACTTTGTGCAACACTGAGGAGGGTGAGATAACTTTGCTGGCTCCTGGGAAAACAGATGAGCGTACACTACTTAACCTGAAGCCTCCAGGGCTGCTTGAACCACCAAAATGACCTATGCCACTTGAACCAAATCGAAATCCTGGGGAACTGTGTCTAATACTTGTTGTACCAAAGAATCCTGGACGGGAAGATCCAGGTGGTAGTACTGATCCAGGAGACTGGAAGCGGAAGCGAGCAGAGGTCGTGACTGGGGATGCACGGACAGTTGGAGAATCTGCAAAAGCAAATCTGAAGGGACGTGTGGTTGACAGAAGCTTTTCTTCCTCTGAGGTACTTGCAGGAGTTGCAATTACCGTTGGCGTCACACCATCCCTGGTAATGGTTTCTGGTCGGGGTCGGAATGACGTGCGCCTCAAGAAAGGTAGTATATCAGGTCGCCTGCGAGAGCCTGGAATTCGCATAGGGAACTGATTGCGGTTAGTCGAGGGAAAATTCGCCTTTGTCTTTGTTTTACCATGCAATAGTAAATCATCTTCTGGTTCTTCAGTAAAGTCATAATCTGGAAGAGCATCTGTGGCAGTATCCACGGGTGTCACGTCAGCTTTCGGGTCTACCAGGGATGAGTCGAGTGTTGGTGTTGCAAACAGTGTTGGTTGAGTTACAGGAACGTCGACTTCCTCCTCATCTATGACAAAGGGAAAAACTGGTTCTAGGGTCGCTAGCGACAGTGTAGCCTCCTCACTGGTTGTTGGGAGGAAAAAGAatgggaggctggtggtggtctCCTTAGTGGGAGAGGGCAGGAAGAGTGGTACCACCTCAGAGGATGGAagaatgatgatgctggtggtcgACTGAATCTGGGCATATAATCCATCGACCACAGTGCCAATGATGTTGGTGGAGAAGACTGTAGTGGTGCCGTTAACAACAGTGCTGCCTCGAATAGTGGAGAGAAGGCCAGTGGACTTGGTCATTTTGCTATGCTCATGGTCCTTTACTTTGGGCATATCTGTTGCCAGTCCAAATGTATTTTTCTCTGAAGGGGTGAGTCCAAATGGAGTTGTTTCAGTGGTGGTAAATCCAAATATATTATCCTCAGTAGTGGTGAATCTAGATGGTTTTTTAGTAATGAATCCAAATCGATTATTGTCTTTGACAGTGGATTCAAAGAATTTATCCTCGTTTGTAGTAAATCTAAATGGACTTTTTTCAGTAGTAGCAAACCCAAATGAATCATCCACAGTGGTATTGAATCCAAATGAATTATGATCTTCAGTTTCAGCAAACCCAAATGGATTCGCCTCAGTGTCTGCAAATCCAGATGGATTCAGCTCGGTGGTGGTGAATCCAAATGGATTCACCTCAAATGGATTCGCCTGAGTGGTAGTGAACCCAAAGGGTTCGTTCGCAGTGTCAGGTGTATGCTCTTCAGCAAAGACAGTATCCACAGTGGGCGTTAGAGTCGAGGAGACGACGTTTGTAATTGTCTCTAAGCGGCTGTTCACGATAGTTTGATCGCCCAAGTAGGTGGAGGTGTAGTAGGTGTAGGTAGTGTAGAAGGTGGTGAGGGCAGGGGTGGAGGTGACGAGTGTGGGTGCTTCGGTAGGCACGGTTTCTGTTACTGGAATCAGCTCCTCTGGATGGAACATCGGAATTGTAGCCTTTGAGGTCGGAGTAACGATATTAGAAAGCGTCTTCTCTGAGCTGGTAGAGATGGTGGCATTCTCCTTGAAGAAGGTGGTCCAgtaggtgtaggtggtgtagtaGGTGACTGGGTACGTGGGGACCACAGGGGTAAGAGTCTTATGCTTCTCCTGCTCACTTGGGTCACTCACCACATTGGTAAGTGTCTCAAGACTGCTGATGATGGAGGAGGTGCCAGCACGGTAGTAAGTCGTGAAATAAGTGTAAGTGGTGTAGTATGTCCTAGGGTAGAACACAGCATGTACCTCATCCTCAGGATTCAAGGAGGAGTCCAGAGCGACCCTTGGAGCTTCTGTCACATCCTGAGCAGAGTCCGTTGAGGATTCTGACATACTCTCGGACATGGACTCTGTAAAGGACTCCATCACAGGTTCTGTGGTAAGTTCGTAGTTGTCCACACTGATAGCCTCCACTACAGTAAGGTCATCTGCTTTTGGTGTATCCTCAGTGGTGGTATCTGGCTTATGAGGCGTGGTAGGTGGAGGTGCAGGCGTGGTAGGTGGAggtgcaggtgtggtaggtgGAGGAGCAGGTGTGGTTGGAGGTGAAGGTGTGGTAGGTGGAGGTGCAGGTGTGGTTGGTGGAggtgcaggtgtggtaggtgGAGGTGCAGGCGTGGTAGGTGGAGGTGCAGGCGTGGTACGCTCGGTAGTTGTGGATGGCATGGTAGACGTTGTGGTGGCTTccgtggtagttgttgtggtttcGGTGGTTGCTTCTGTGGTTGCTGTTGTAGTGGTCGACACTGTAGGTGTGGGAATAAGACTAGATGTACTACTTCCAGCTGTCTTAGTGAGCACCTCGGTCCTACTAGACACCTGGGTAGAGCCATCCACGAAGAGGGTCGTGTAGTAAGTGTAGGTAGTGAGGAAAGTTGAGGCCGCTACTTTAGTTGGTTCAGTTTGTGCTAACTTGGGCGAGGGGTTCACTGTGGACGCCCGAGGGATGAAGAAAGGCAAGAAGAGGGTGGACGTCTCTAGGCGTGTGGAAACGGTAGTCGTGCCTTCTGTGAAGTAGGTGGTGTAATGGGTGTAGACGGTCACTGAATCAGGAGGGAGTTCCGTCTCTGTAGGTTCTGGTGTAACAGCTACTGGTGTGACTGGGGCGATCTCTTCCTTTGCTTCTTTACCACTCTCGGTATCTACAATCAGCTGCTGTCCGGGGCTAGAGGCCACGGAGCGTCCCAGCGCATTGTCGACGATTTCCTTAATACCCTTTGGTAAATTCTCTGTAGTATAACCATCGTACTCGTAGTCATAAAGGTTGTAAtcttctgttgctgttcctggctTCTCAGGACTTAGTGTCGCAGCAATATTTTGCACTGAAGGTGTAGGTTGAATTAAAGGAGTTGCAGAACGAGAGACGAGATAGAAGATGCTAGAGGTGCTCTGCACTATCTGTGCATACTGTTCACGAATGTATGTGCCATACACGtaagtggtgaggagagtggtcaTTCCATTTCTGACAATAGTTCCACCAATTGACGACACTAGGCCGGTAGGGTATCGGTCATCCGTGTTGAATCTTAGAGTAGAGATAGTGGAGAATACGTTGTCCATGGCATCAATGAAACCTTCGTCTTGGCCTGGTGTCCTTACCAAGGTTCCTTCTGTCTGTGTGACCATCCTGGTTTCCACGTCCCCTTTCTGGTCAGACGTCCTAATGGGAGGAGTATGTGCAGGTGGTTCACTGTTAGTATTTCCCTCAGTCTGCCTGGAAGTAGCTAGGCGAGGCGCTAGAGTAGTCAGCTCTGTGGCTAGATGGGGTGCTAGATTGGTCGATTCTGCAGCTGGCTGTGCTAGAGTGATTGGCTCTACGACAGATGGTGCTAGAACAATTGGTTGTGAGGCAGACGATGCTTGAGTGGCAGGCTCTGTGACAGACGGTGCTAGAACATTTGGCTCTGCAGCAGACGGTGCTAGAACAATTGGCTCTGGAACAGATGGTGCTAGAACAGTTGGCTCTGCAGCAGACGGTGCTAGAACTATTGGCTCTTCAGCAGACGGTGCTAGAACTACTGGCTCTGCAATAGACGGTGCTAGAACTGTTGGCGCTGTGGTAGATGGGGCTATAATAGTCGGCTCTGTGACAGACGGTGCCAGAATAGTCGGCTCTGTGGCCAGACGGGGAGCAAGAGCAGTCGGCTCTGATGCATGTTGGGGCAGGGCTGGATTTGATGTTATTTGTGAATGTAGCTCTTTAGTCCTCGACGTCGCTGGCTTTACTACCTTATTCGGGGTTCCTGAACGaggtgtgaacaccacgacggtgccAGCAATAGTGGTC contains:
- the LOC128684273 gene encoding mucin-17-like isoform X2, which translates into the protein MPTRLSSGSPEELTSSELQTQVTDDTTTIYTTRYLHTHIDGTYAKLIETMSDVRSHLSQSPTVPFSIPVQGTFFTEASGGQRTQLKVSLVDGSSNPHPVADEVVTLTGTQGQFIKDGPSQPTTYNVFTGSYAKDHRTYLFFFGNTALPQSPGIEGPTRVTQTHTEVVLKKGGHQSRIIVDMEKDLQMTVPSKTQNIDSTVAPDLLMGEGMVDGRIMGGVFIEGSEGFDMEGTQRQGGETSMLTITIGRPVAHTRMVQPASVTHPEEVTVLSMADMLRDTSDTDNEIDVSLLWARKARLTNGEIIADLRTSRPLEVNLPTYTVNQPNVPLEQVVALSKHIERKTEKSVERSVSEKHQESHQREGKSVTDIRARFNLASGGSESNLPTVTYVGFADFTTTIAGTVVVFTPRSGTPNKVVKPATSRTKELHSQITSNPALPQHASEPTALAPRLATEPTILAPSVTEPTIIAPSTTAPTVLAPSIAEPVVLAPSAEEPIVLAPSAAEPTVLAPSVPEPIVLAPSAAEPNVLAPSVTEPATQASSASQPIVLAPSVVEPITLAQPAAESTNLAPHLATELTTLAPRLATSRQTEGNTNSEPPAHTPPIRTSDQKGDVETRMVTQTEGTLVRTPGQDEGFIDAMDNVFSTISTLRFNTDDRYPTGLVSSIGGTIVRNGMTTLLTTYVYGTYIREQYAQIVQSTSSIFYLVSRSATPLIQPTPSVQNIAATLSPEKPGTATEDYNLYDYEYDGYTTENLPKGIKEIVDNALGRSVASSPGQQLIVDTESGKEAKEEIAPVTPVAVTPEPTETELPPDSVTVYTHYTTYFTEGTTTVSTRLETSTLFLPFFIPRASTVNPSPKLAQTEPTKVAASTFLTTYTYYTTLFVDGSTQVSSRTEVLTKTAGSSTSSLIPTPTVSTTTTATTEATTETTTTTTEATTTSTMPSTTTERTTPAPPPTTPAPPPTTPAPPPTTPAPPPTTPSPPTTPAPPPTTPAPPPTTPAPPPTTPHKPDTTTEDTPKADDLTVVEAISVDNYELTTEPVMESFTESMSESMSESSTDSAQDVTEAPRVALDSSLNPEDEVHAVFYPRTYYTTYTYFTTYYRAGTSSIISSLETLTNVVSDPSEQEKHKTLTPVVPTYPVTYYTTYTYWTTFFKENATISTSSEKTLSNIVTPTSKATIPMFHPEELIPVTETVPTEAPTLVTSTPALTTFYTTYTYYTSTYLGDQTIVNSRLETITNVVSSTLTPTVDTVFAEEHTPDTANEPFGFTTTQANPFEVNPFGFTTTELNPSGFADTEANPFGFAETEDHNSFGFNTTVDDSFGFATTEKSPFRFTTNEDKFFESTVKDNNRFGFITKKPSRFTTTEDNIFGFTTTETTPFGLTPSEKNTFGLATDMPKVKDHEHSKMTKSTGLLSTIRGSTVVNGTTTVFSTNIIGTVVDGLYAQIQSTTSIIILPSSEVVPLFLPSPTKETTTSLPFFFLPTTSEEATLSLATLEPVFPFVIDEEEVDVPVTQPTLFATPTLDSSLVDPKADVTPVDTATDALPDYDFTEEPEDDLLLHGKTKTKANFPSTNRNQFPMRIPGSRRRPDILPFLRRTSFRPRPETITRDGVTPTVIATPASTSEEEKLLSTTRPFRFAFADSPTVRASPVTTSARFRFQSPGSVLPPGSSRPGFFGTTSIRHSSPGFRFGSSGIGHFGGSSSPGGFRLSSVRSSVFPGASKVISPSSVLHKVKTTIAPDSDLTPYEDEEFEDFDAPHSNNPQAGFRQFSFRPRQQADTAGTRSSIPFALLNRRPGSTTAAREAPSPSRLSPTIKSPSDTELYEEEEPISQPANPSPGAGFRINRLSLDERRRNRFRQSRPDLSKLFPRRNSLKSDLDNEATRVAPVFVEADGRFLTPEELESILADEVIPEETVVRKKRQAGDFGMRTTARGTARRPLVRGSGRSRDSLPLAPPPKSSDSPRGRQRPSRPSAPTPPQKDRGSQFTLTNANPRVRGRGPTPKQEAKPAEEKVSEPPPKPSAPSRSRSSLPARPRASRTRATVPLGNIRGRGFRRPATDNNVRDSSKFTPTRQSSSPIRRPSSLNSRNGENRNRRPAGNRKPPPSSNPIKEFRNRPSPPVTTEAPAIFPSEDGGFLIQDELTITREKPVKATIPVVEDGKTVQKEVITASLQTEVIQPDQITQTEIDGVIKLLLSTIDGGNEITHYIVDPVETTSVTFTPTFIGGRRTSASVVLPSTAYNVVSVVKTKQGGDIQQLLQLLLAQQQQTQNPLLAALGLGQPMTSEVVHTRSFVTTVTNIVSTAIPIIFRGKTIQTTVVESEVEVVTATEFSTETVVTHGTAGPLTNANPLNQLLPFLLQGQLQQQSPQIRPTREPSIDASKVDPQLLDQLLKQQQNDKAGRQQRAKPEPPPTPAPVETSIVTMYVSGRRPGEFSTILSTVTISGDATRRKRGSLNTKDVQATVLPQYIETDKGLFQLPDTYSEDDIDWFIVSAMNEIDTSDIRKVTPSLESVLGDYAKYIDQTAVYRQNGTHSFNTQPFLWEGPAESAPLKRNVRSAQRGNTGLPEARKIQDDINQQQQQQVVHDNDGKQTSPSQSDVTELQPQNLQAPTTYYTTFTYYTTLVDEVGLEYVQSTEETITQVATHGNVNDFTRIDDGGESLVNSVPVQAKFTLKDAIIPGKPRPVPDPVFIEPPPPFGPVVRYFEPGQAADPEQFVELLAEDNPDKLQESQVIRRKVPPPGSGHLNPQLIIQPRPKDSSIGDADTDSRQKPRVVVLTRKRPLQQTRPDDRVKSIVTQRHPVNQVKSDEPPTTDPTPMPPLSSGAPVEDNIQAENIQDFIDFQKIPTPNEATHEIMETEERDIEGEASGGGQGSRNRVRVTVTSRRRVQVSNTVGEDKTMTQPGGGRRVVVTRRLPQPTVVASPLRPLEATVSTYYTVYSYLYTLYENSTPYSMSTREVTVSNEVPPTVISVLPTFQTGTAVDGFYTLETGTAIATLGERVINSLTTQIFLASATLVDLTPEDIKRNEEANQKLAASESLDAATSSPVKPPATPVTLQSSLVEDDFSSTDTPFLTTSTFRATQVKIESSQQREREDSTPLSADNVATTLPEEPTPSRAGVRDNGRGTIRFADPRKRVRVTVTRRRPVTPVTQDPSDALIADIPEVEIPFEAPELAREHPALDDIPTEPEILETEVTSESPSQHERPSTSPPFRFSLPGPGRHPVTPPSRTSTSQSPEEKKKDAPRLSLEEDNFSPRPSPGQVRFTPRPSDEDRIIPRPSPGEVRFTPRPSPDEGRIIPRPSPGEVRFTPRPSPDEERLASRIPEDEKEPPKDFTFKEVHEEPGTEAPRPTPTPTRPTRPPRTSIRRDDIPIIRRPSFERPLRPFVTQEDLEPTTPSENRLRFTPAPEPEVKLKASEDPPVEVATEPDLTEGDYAYDDYYEDYYYDEGHPESSVADEPVEDKAHALDTAAEDEHSPLHDEAEPHTKASPTVSKLKPKFVRPTHSGVTTSMFDITDALKRERTHTKFVTPSPPRTPATRQHLTPKHKEHRLASNVIYSTFTSTTYLPILGGERSITLTILTSTLITLAEDQLHLITDSPGLFDPSLATPTALPTPSAPLPSLAPSPPVVSDTQTAVSDTLSEETHFTSPAFRKTGSHLARPETTRAFGFASVSPSIFLGSGLGSGRSVVVGRPESVQVEGTQGPSLGEEHHLGARFSIGSPHSLATRVMSNGVEVIVAGDKTASPLPHDHLVTNNFEKFRRPITLPPSTLSDHMLLFTPTETAHPKVTQLAGGDDGACQTTTYFTTYTYYNTFLAGNKPFVVTSKETVENVVTVPIPDASNYIERTEVTFDTHTYFTTQTFTRRVEPDQRVVTSEEVLTQVVITEAPSVQRATFIPDRSSLVIKTYFTTLTYYTTAVTGITTLVSSSTVVSSEVVTETAYMTESPSLDVGDEFDLMSTPTVDPEASFDYEAADEDGLVLYATMTIYTTLTYLTTILQGTRTITTSRTEVSSNIVTESLTSALNSEELISFRNSYLSWQVTPTAVGATQPPTIAYVKLRDNVYKQLRTFFTTYTYYTTLHNGVVNSSLQTETKVFTSTISTTGIPASLLITPTRRFERPSFEATAEVPSLGGGAGVQLDPSYLSSLRSSIMVSKATTAPAGPSEEEGLQATVHVQEGDASGTFVVSDSTTSATLLVRPTEDLSTSVLTGQTIVIFDTSYLSSLKSSYLASVSPVSSSPILPINPAVVSQSPTVNPDSSLADSSSSVEISALEVTDTSLRNVSVFPTRDDLVDESSDVPPTDIPPVEPAVIPIRVDSADAEVSSVGLSMTGSNDNGLNLDLGPMFTAVAGIIRNNLNNHFIKPKSDDDNRRKINPPLLPSNTLIVAQREPLLIPVGGVGASLSSTNDRTEGPEHGFIPLRRPDSPPQARFPADAHTPHKGFAAPSLNPGFIRIASENPVAEKPSFSLPVNIDEMEGFGPTFLPPKTQLGFTAMTVDPLGPTRVSVISGSPTIFFGGVGPNDLPPPGQPAPSPPQGHKVDREPVFILPSHPVLQDETRPVPVPIRVPLPGDRKSILLIVPPKGSSDQVAAGDTQSEVVSSRFPPHHPQPSRVGPQTIVSIEGDNRIVRTQVIPAHTPSLHQPPPIIVAPAHGEFVLHSTVGVGIISGPPEDERPQPPPELESTVVSGSETILMGHGINSGRTTVFRGSSTVMSGATTIFGPLFTRPVANNEPEGDLTSVVMGPGGTITRFVTRVETSARTITATHTEVVFTEGVTSTLTHVIRSTLPLRIIISTIVGTATRVSYITATVGGAEMRDPTTYPPGSPFDPANYPSFPVDPHTDDSELRLPGDAEVVLSESTLGIAEDNEISRVVESKSPDQEINMGGPLRAPVSQCEPQCSAGRHEVCRLVRGAHTCVCRAGYSRKSDYDTCKQSLAYNVQVLLDKMSDIDLVFDPVLDNTSHPITQDLSDITVHGIDQAMRGSGLGPRFHGATVTKFTDVKRLAMPVSVEPMEHGLVVDIKVELSRTEGEEEFNDDMNESVVREALELALKDTNYSLGDSEIVANRKVSVLAADDFDECSHEDHNDCSSYANCFNTPGSYLCACKDGFKDMDDMPGRQCAVQTEQCARCNFQGECVSKPDGSIGCRCLQWFSGDRCQVNLRVLLIVLVTVGSLLVVLLLLCLALCCLRARKNTRNKMGQMPGAPTFLRARSAGMSSTLDRRAMIHETSSESSIDHSRLHATSFMPPMSYEKQERLHRAPRSELSVGRHSQASFAEDRSVGVHTTLPPVLIPRVKGPAPPRPCVVSRGENGEPRVMIGADARSDLASSQQAFVDLLDQPAPAAALDRTSRRESIAAASVHSSARINRSRSHSREHLANAFLHQLHPQPHMDSNRSHSTDRLHHSNHDLSTDRLHHNAHSHSTDRLHHSNHDNSTDRLHHHSNHDLNSEFGVNFSFRGDGERTMSMARSCDETTVRAPIRSLRADSFYSSKALSSQHISDDTDSLSDMSEQHSKVTSSRATSRNYFS